From the Butyrivibrio fibrisolvens genome, one window contains:
- a CDS encoding carbamoyl phosphate synthase small subunit, translated as MKKAFLILEDGTVFEGQAIGADKEVVSEIVFNTTMAGYTEVFTDPSYAGQAVCMTYPLIGNYGVCLDDMESERIWLDGIIVRELSEVASNFRCDMTLEEFLVRYDIPGVQGIDTRKLTRILREKGTMNGVITTNENYNLDELIKKMKAYTTKGVVEKVSCKEKYEVKGARDLSDNGPVSGSAVFNEDNYKADLAGDHSKREKKPSLVRTLNGIKADGTHLKVALLDVGAKYNIAGSLAARGCDVTVYPYNTSAEEILAGNPDGIMLSNGPGDPKDCESVIKEVKKLYDSDVPIFAICLGHQLMALATGTDTHKLKYGHRGGNHPVKELATGKVYISSQNHGYVVDTDKLDPKVAVPAYVNVNDGTNEGLRYTGKNIYTVQFHPEASAGPQDTGTLFDSFIHMMTDGMFS; from the coding sequence ATGAAAAAAGCCTTTTTAATCCTTGAAGACGGAACAGTGTTTGAAGGACAGGCAATTGGCGCTGATAAGGAAGTTGTCAGTGAGATAGTATTTAATACAACTATGGCAGGCTACACAGAAGTATTTACCGATCCTTCATATGCAGGTCAGGCGGTATGCATGACATATCCTCTTATCGGTAACTACGGAGTATGCCTTGACGATATGGAATCCGAGAGAATCTGGCTTGACGGCATCATAGTCAGAGAACTCTCTGAGGTAGCATCAAACTTCAGATGTGATATGACTTTGGAAGAGTTCCTTGTAAGGTATGATATTCCCGGAGTACAGGGAATCGATACAAGAAAGCTTACAAGAATCCTTCGTGAAAAGGGAACCATGAATGGCGTCATCACAACTAATGAAAACTACAACCTTGATGAGCTGATCAAGAAGATGAAAGCTTATACAACAAAAGGCGTGGTTGAGAAGGTTTCCTGCAAAGAAAAGTATGAGGTTAAGGGCGCAAGAGACCTTTCTGATAACGGACCTGTATCAGGAAGTGCTGTATTTAACGAGGATAACTATAAAGCAGATCTTGCGGGAGATCACTCAAAGAGAGAAAAGAAGCCTTCACTTGTAAGAACACTTAACGGCATAAAGGCAGACGGAACCCACCTTAAGGTAGCTCTTCTTGATGTAGGAGCCAAGTACAATATAGCAGGCTCACTTGCGGCAAGAGGATGTGATGTAACAGTATATCCATATAATACAAGTGCAGAAGAGATCCTTGCCGGAAATCCTGACGGAATAATGCTTTCTAACGGCCCCGGAGATCCAAAGGACTGTGAATCAGTAATTAAGGAAGTTAAAAAGCTCTATGATTCAGATGTTCCGATCTTTGCTATCTGTCTTGGCCATCAGCTCATGGCGCTTGCAACAGGAACAGATACACATAAGCTCAAGTATGGTCACAGAGGTGGTAACCATCCTGTCAAAGAGCTTGCTACAGGCAAGGTTTACATCAGTTCTCAGAACCACGGCTACGTAGTAGATACTGATAAGCTTGATCCTAAAGTTGCAGTACCTGCCTATGTAAATGTTAACGATGGCACTAATGAAGGACTTAGATATACAGGCAAGAATATATACACTGTCCAGTTCCATCCCGAAGCCAGCGCAGGCCCTCAGGATACGGGAACACTTTTTGACAGCTTTATACACATGATGACAGATGGAATGTTTAGCTAA
- the nrdG gene encoding anaerobic ribonucleoside-triphosphate reductase activating protein: MRIAGTIKHSLVNGPGIRFVVFFQGCIHHCKGCQNMDTWDPDGGESIEPDELIEMIRNTKHLDGVTLSGGDPFMQAQSAAYVAKACHDMGLSVWCYTGYTYEEIMEGKAPEGAVELLGETDVLVDGRFEIDLKSEECLYRGSTNQRLIDTKESIAKEYVCDWRQTD, from the coding sequence ATGAGAATAGCCGGAACGATCAAACATTCACTGGTCAATGGACCAGGTATACGTTTTGTAGTCTTTTTTCAGGGGTGTATTCATCACTGCAAGGGTTGCCAGAACATGGACACCTGGGACCCGGACGGTGGCGAATCCATAGAACCTGATGAGCTAATAGAGATGATCAGAAATACAAAACATCTTGACGGAGTTACACTATCCGGAGGAGATCCTTTTATGCAGGCACAAAGCGCGGCGTATGTTGCTAAAGCCTGCCATGATATGGGACTTTCTGTATGGTGCTATACAGGATATACCTACGAAGAGATCATGGAAGGAAAGGCTCCCGAAGGGGCAGTAGAGCTTCTTGGAGAGACAGATGTTCTTGTGGACGGAAGGTTTGAAATTGATCTTAAATCCGAAGAGTGTCTGTACAGAGGAAGTACCAACCAAAGGCTTATCGATACGAAAGAAAGTATAGCAAAAGAATATGTGTGTGATTGGAGGCAGACTGACTGA
- a CDS encoding heavy metal translocating P-type ATPase yields MNKKQKKTLIRIIISAILMIAGIFIPLEGIALFVFYLIPYFIIGYDVLLKAWKGILNRQPFDECFLMAVATIGAIVVAIMGKGEYTEAIAVMLFYQIGEWFQSVAVGKSRRNISELMDIRPDYANIENEDGSLEKVDPDEVEAGTVIVVEPGEKIPIDGIVESGRSTLNTSALTGESIPTDVEEGDEVLSGCINMSGILRIRTTKEFDESTASKILDLVENASSRKSKSEQFITKFARVYTPVVVYSALVLAILPPLVRMLFMGLDPMWPEWIYRALTFLVISCPCALVVSIPLSFFAGLGGSSREGVLIKGSNYMEMLSKVRTVVFDKTGTLTKGVFEVNGIHHSKLQDEELLYFAAHVESASSHPISKSLQKAFGKDIDRKLVSDIKEISGKGVTGIVDGKKVAAGNEKLMKELGIDFIPCHHTGTIVHVAIDDKYAGHILISDVIKSESGDAIRSLKGSGIKKTIMLSGDAKAVATEVAESLKLDEVRSELLPGDKVSEIERIINENGKDGKVAFVGDGINDAPVLSRADIGIAMGALGSDAAIEAADVVLMNDDPRLIAKAIKISRKCMSIVYENIVFAIGVKVICLILGAVGIANMWLAVFADVGVLIIAVINAIRALFVKKL; encoded by the coding sequence ATGAACAAGAAACAGAAAAAGACACTAATCAGGATCATAATATCAGCAATACTTATGATAGCCGGAATATTCATTCCGCTCGAAGGCATTGCGCTGTTTGTTTTTTACCTGATTCCATATTTTATCATTGGATATGATGTCCTTTTGAAGGCATGGAAGGGTATTTTAAACCGCCAGCCTTTTGATGAATGCTTCCTTATGGCTGTTGCAACCATAGGAGCTATAGTCGTAGCTATCATGGGTAAGGGCGAATATACTGAGGCGATTGCGGTTATGCTTTTTTACCAGATAGGAGAGTGGTTCCAGAGCGTGGCTGTAGGTAAGTCAAGGCGCAATATCTCAGAGCTGATGGATATAAGACCTGACTACGCTAATATAGAAAATGAGGATGGAAGCCTTGAAAAGGTTGATCCTGATGAGGTAGAAGCTGGAACTGTTATAGTTGTGGAGCCTGGCGAGAAGATTCCGATCGATGGAATCGTAGAATCAGGTAGATCTACTCTTAATACAAGTGCTCTTACGGGTGAGAGCATTCCTACTGATGTAGAAGAGGGCGATGAGGTGCTTAGCGGCTGCATCAATATGTCTGGTATCCTTCGCATTAGAACTACTAAAGAGTTTGATGAATCTACTGCTTCCAAGATTCTTGATCTTGTTGAGAATGCAAGTTCAAGAAAGTCTAAGTCAGAACAGTTCATTACTAAGTTCGCAAGAGTTTATACTCCTGTAGTTGTATACAGTGCTCTTGTGCTTGCAATCCTTCCCCCACTTGTAAGGATGCTTTTCATGGGACTTGATCCTATGTGGCCTGAGTGGATCTACAGGGCGCTTACCTTCCTTGTAATCAGCTGTCCTTGTGCTCTTGTTGTTAGTATACCTCTTAGCTTTTTTGCCGGACTTGGCGGATCAAGCAGAGAAGGCGTACTTATAAAGGGCTCCAACTATATGGAGATGCTGTCAAAGGTTAGAACTGTTGTTTTTGATAAAACAGGAACTCTTACAAAGGGCGTATTTGAAGTTAACGGAATTCATCATTCAAAGCTTCAGGACGAGGAGCTTTTGTATTTTGCAGCACATGTTGAGAGTGCTTCTTCACATCCTATCAGTAAGAGCCTTCAGAAGGCATTTGGTAAGGATATTGACAGAAAGCTTGTTTCTGATATTAAGGAGATAAGCGGTAAGGGCGTAACGGGAATAGTTGATGGCAAGAAGGTTGCGGCAGGTAACGAAAAGCTCATGAAAGAGCTTGGAATCGACTTTATACCATGTCATCATACCGGCACAATAGTGCATGTTGCAATTGATGATAAATATGCAGGTCACATTTTGATCTCTGATGTGATAAAATCAGAGTCAGGCGATGCGATAAGGTCTCTTAAGGGAAGCGGCATCAAAAAGACTATCATGCTTAGCGGCGATGCCAAAGCTGTTGCTACGGAAGTTGCGGAAAGCCTTAAACTTGACGAAGTCAGAAGTGAACTTCTTCCAGGAGATAAGGTATCTGAGATCGAAAGAATCATTAATGAAAATGGTAAAGATGGCAAAGTTGCTTTCGTTGGTGACGGAATCAATGATGCACCTGTACTTTCAAGAGCAGATATAGGAATCGCCATGGGAGCTCTTGGTTCAGATGCGGCTATAGAAGCTGCAGATGTAGTTCTTATGAACGATGATCCAAGACTTATAGCAAAAGCAATAAAAATATCGCGTAAGTGTATGAGTATCGTTTATGAAAACATAGTATTTGCGATTGGTGTTAAGGTAATATGCCTTATCCTTGGAGCAGTTGGTATTGCAAATATGTGGCTTGCGGTATTCGCTGATGTAGGCGTACTCATTATCGCAGTTATAAATGCTATCAGAGCTCTCTTTGTAAAGAAGTTGTAA
- a CDS encoding cation transporter, with the protein MKKTYAIDVDCANCAAKMEDATKKTEGVKDCVVNFMALKMKVEFEEGADPAVVMPEVLKNCKKVEDDCDITF; encoded by the coding sequence ATGAAGAAAACTTACGCTATTGATGTTGATTGTGCTAACTGTGCAGCTAAGATGGAAGATGCTACCAAGAAGACAGAGGGTGTAAAGGACTGCGTAGTTAACTTTATGGCTCTTAAGATGAAGGTTGAGTTCGAAGAGGGCGCTGATCCTGCAGTTGTAATGCCTGAAGTACTTAAGAACTGCAAAAAGGTAGAGGATGACTGTGATATTACATTCTAA
- a CDS encoding ArsR/SmtB family transcription factor, giving the protein MAEHFKIPQNINADDEKLLDLADLFKAYGDVTRLRIMFRLSEGACYVNDLADDLGMTQSAISHQLKLLRQAGLVGAKRDGRNIIYSLADEHVSTIISQGWDHINE; this is encoded by the coding sequence ATGGCAGAACATTTCAAAATACCACAGAACATAAATGCAGATGATGAAAAGCTTTTAGATCTTGCAGATCTGTTCAAGGCATACGGAGATGTTACAAGACTTCGCATCATGTTCAGACTTTCAGAAGGCGCTTGCTACGTTAATGACCTTGCTGATGATCTTGGCATGACACAGTCAGCCATATCTCATCAACTTAAGCTCCTTAGACAGGCAGGACTAGTGGGAGCAAAGCGTGATGGAAGAAATATAATCTACAGCCTTGCGGACGAGCATGTCAGCACTATAATCTCACAGGGCTGGGATCATATTAATGAATGA
- a CDS encoding divergent PAP2 family protein, with amino-acid sequence MISFLTDLFTNKVFVSAGSGWFVAQLVKVIIDSIRDGFSVKRLVGGGGMPSTHSSLVTGLFISTGIVYGVSSFEFVIAFFFAMVVMYDAMGVRLTTGKEAYILNKLRERDLAENKEPLYDKNLDEKMGHTFPEIVAGVITGTICALVVCLVIL; translated from the coding sequence ATGATTTCATTTCTTACAGATCTTTTTACCAACAAAGTTTTCGTATCAGCCGGTTCAGGATGGTTCGTAGCTCAGCTTGTCAAAGTAATAATTGATTCTATACGTGACGGTTTTAGTGTTAAGCGCCTTGTAGGCGGTGGCGGCATGCCAAGCACACATTCATCTCTCGTTACAGGACTTTTTATTTCTACAGGTATCGTATACGGCGTTTCTTCTTTTGAATTTGTTATCGCATTCTTCTTTGCAATGGTCGTAATGTACGATGCAATGGGCGTTCGCCTTACAACAGGAAAAGAGGCCTATATCCTCAACAAGCTCAGAGAACGAGATCTTGCTGAAAATAAAGAACCTCTTTACGATAAAAATCTTGATGAAAAGATGGGACATACATTCCCTGAGATAGTTGCCGGAGTCATAACCGGTACTATATGTGCTTTAGTAGTATGTCTGGTCATCCTTTAA
- the carB gene encoding carbamoyl-phosphate synthase large subunit codes for MPKNKDVKKVLVIGSGPIVIGQAAEFDYAGTQACRSLKEEGIEVVLVNSNPATIMTDRDIADEVYIEPLTVKVLEQIIEKEKPDSILPTLGGQAGLNLGMELAESGFLDKHGVKLLGTTAETIKKAEDRQEFKDTMEKIGEPCAASLVVTDVESGVEFARKIGYPVVLRPAFTLGGSGGGIAHNQVELEDILANGLRLSRVHEVLVERCISGWKEIEYEVIRDSNGNCITVCNMENIDPVGVHTGDSIVVAPSQTLTDKEYQMLRSSALNIINELEITGGCNVQFALHPTSFEYCVIEVNPRVSRSSALASKATGYPIAKVAAKIALGYTLDEIPNAITGKTYASFEPALDYCVLKFPRLPFDKFITAKRTLSTQMKATGEVMSICTNFEGAMMKAIRSLEQHVDSLTSYDFTELSDEDLAEDLKKVDDMRIWRIAEALRRGVSYEEIHDISQIDIWFINKIDNLVKVEKAIKAEGKNLSVDTLLKAKRLEYPDNVIAEYTGLTIDEVKELRYKNNIVASYKLVDTCAAEFEAQTPYYYSVYDGPDSEDEAALKRTDKKKILVLGSGPIRIGQGIEFDYCSVHATWAFKKAGFETIIINNNPETVSTDFDIADKLYFEPLTPEDVENIVRLEKPDGAVVQFGGQTAIKLTQDLMKMGVKIYGTDAKDVDAAEDREIFDEILEKTQIKRAEGATVYTAEEAKEVANRLGYPVLVRPSYVLGGQGMQIALSDQEIEEFMNIINRYAQDHPILVDKYLQGIETEVDAVCDGEDIVIPGIMEHIERSGVHSGDSISVYPSQSLSQKVKDTIAEYTKRLAKALNVIGLINVQFIAVGDEVYIIEANPRSSRTVPYISKVTGIPIVDLAAQVMMGKKLKDLGYTPGLQPEASHVAIKMPVFSFEKIRGAEISLGPEMKSTGECLGISTNFKEALYKAFLGAGVSLPKHKQMIITVKDADKGEIIDIARRYEKLGYIIYATLGTADVLNQNGVKARKVNNIHQESPTVMDLILGHKIDLVIDTPTQGRDKSRDGFLIRRTAIETGVNVITALDTAKALVSSLENAYNEEGLELVDIAKI; via the coding sequence ATGCCTAAGAATAAAGATGTCAAAAAAGTTTTGGTCATTGGCTCCGGCCCAATAGTAATAGGTCAGGCAGCAGAGTTCGACTATGCCGGTACACAGGCTTGTCGTTCACTTAAAGAAGAGGGAATTGAAGTAGTACTTGTTAACTCAAACCCTGCTACTATCATGACAGACCGCGACATTGCAGACGAAGTTTATATAGAGCCTCTTACAGTCAAGGTTCTGGAACAGATCATAGAAAAAGAAAAACCGGATTCAATCCTTCCTACACTTGGTGGTCAGGCAGGACTTAACCTTGGTATGGAACTTGCAGAATCAGGATTCCTTGATAAGCACGGAGTCAAGCTCCTTGGAACAACTGCTGAGACTATCAAGAAGGCAGAAGACCGTCAGGAATTCAAGGACACCATGGAAAAAATCGGTGAGCCCTGCGCAGCTTCTCTTGTAGTAACAGATGTGGAATCCGGCGTAGAGTTTGCAAGAAAGATCGGATACCCGGTAGTACTAAGGCCTGCCTTCACTCTTGGAGGATCAGGCGGCGGTATCGCTCACAACCAGGTAGAGCTTGAAGATATTCTTGCTAACGGACTTAGACTTTCACGTGTACATGAAGTACTTGTAGAAAGATGTATCTCAGGATGGAAGGAAATCGAGTACGAAGTAATCCGTGACTCAAACGGTAACTGCATCACAGTATGTAACATGGAGAACATTGACCCTGTTGGTGTTCACACAGGTGACTCAATAGTAGTTGCTCCTTCTCAGACACTTACTGACAAAGAGTATCAGATGCTCAGAAGCTCTGCTCTTAATATCATCAATGAGCTTGAGATCACAGGTGGATGTAACGTGCAGTTTGCACTTCACCCTACATCTTTTGAGTACTGTGTAATCGAAGTTAACCCTCGTGTAAGCCGTTCATCAGCGCTTGCATCTAAGGCTACAGGTTATCCTATCGCCAAGGTTGCAGCCAAGATCGCACTTGGCTATACACTTGATGAGATCCCGAATGCTATCACAGGTAAGACTTATGCTTCATTCGAGCCTGCACTTGACTACTGCGTGCTGAAGTTCCCAAGACTTCCATTTGATAAGTTCATCACAGCTAAGAGAACTCTCTCAACTCAGATGAAGGCTACAGGTGAAGTTATGTCCATCTGCACCAACTTCGAAGGTGCCATGATGAAGGCTATAAGATCACTTGAGCAGCATGTAGACTCACTTACAAGCTATGACTTTACAGAACTTTCTGATGAAGATCTTGCAGAAGATCTTAAGAAAGTTGATGATATGCGTATCTGGCGTATAGCAGAAGCTTTGAGAAGAGGCGTAAGCTACGAAGAGATCCATGATATATCTCAGATTGATATATGGTTTATCAATAAGATAGATAATCTTGTAAAGGTAGAGAAGGCTATTAAGGCTGAAGGTAAGAATCTTTCAGTAGATACACTTCTTAAAGCCAAGAGACTTGAGTATCCTGATAACGTAATTGCAGAGTATACGGGCCTAACAATAGATGAAGTCAAAGAGCTTCGATACAAGAACAATATCGTTGCATCCTACAAGCTCGTAGATACCTGCGCAGCAGAATTTGAAGCTCAGACACCATACTACTATTCAGTATATGATGGACCTGATTCTGAGGATGAAGCAGCACTTAAGAGAACTGACAAAAAGAAGATCCTGGTACTTGGTTCGGGTCCTATCAGAATCGGTCAGGGTATTGAGTTCGACTACTGCTCAGTACATGCTACATGGGCATTTAAGAAAGCCGGATTTGAGACTATCATCATCAACAATAACCCTGAGACAGTATCAACAGACTTCGATATAGCAGATAAGCTCTATTTCGAGCCTCTTACACCTGAAGATGTTGAGAATATAGTACGTCTTGAAAAGCCAGACGGAGCTGTAGTTCAGTTTGGTGGTCAGACTGCTATCAAGCTTACTCAGGATCTTATGAAGATGGGTGTTAAGATCTACGGAACTGATGCAAAAGACGTAGATGCAGCAGAAGATAGAGAGATCTTCGATGAGATCCTTGAAAAGACTCAGATAAAGCGTGCGGAAGGTGCTACAGTATATACAGCAGAAGAAGCCAAGGAAGTAGCTAACAGACTTGGATATCCTGTACTTGTACGTCCTTCATATGTACTTGGCGGTCAGGGAATGCAGATAGCACTTTCTGATCAGGAGATAGAAGAGTTCATGAACATCATCAACAGATATGCTCAGGATCATCCTATCCTTGTAGATAAGTATCTTCAGGGTATTGAGACAGAGGTTGACGCTGTATGCGACGGCGAAGATATCGTAATCCCAGGTATCATGGAGCATATCGAAAGATCAGGTGTTCACTCAGGTGACTCTATATCAGTATATCCTTCCCAGTCCCTGTCCCAGAAGGTTAAGGATACTATCGCAGAGTATACAAAGAGACTTGCTAAGGCCCTTAATGTAATAGGTCTTATCAATGTTCAGTTTATAGCAGTTGGAGATGAAGTATACATCATCGAGGCTAACCCAAGATCATCCCGTACTGTTCCATACATCAGTAAAGTAACAGGTATACCGATAGTAGACCTTGCAGCACAGGTTATGATGGGTAAGAAGCTTAAAGATCTTGGCTATACACCGGGACTTCAGCCGGAAGCATCACATGTAGCTATCAAGATGCCTGTATTCTCCTTCGAGAAGATAAGAGGTGCTGAGATCAGCCTTGGACCTGAGATGAAGTCAACAGGTGAGTGTCTTGGTATAAGCACAAACTTCAAAGAAGCTCTGTACAAGGCTTTCCTTGGAGCAGGAGTATCACTTCCCAAACACAAGCAGATGATCATCACAGTTAAGGATGCCGATAAGGGCGAGATCATCGATATCGCAAGACGCTATGAGAAGCTTGGATATATCATCTATGCTACACTTGGAACAGCAGATGTCCTGAACCAGAACGGCGTCAAGGCACGTAAGGTCAACAACATCCACCAGGAATCACCTACAGTCATGGACCTTATCCTCGGCCACAAGATCGACCTTGTAATCGATACACCTACTCAGGGACGTGACAAGAGCCGTGACGGATTCCTTATCCGCCGTACTGCCATAGAGACAGGTGTAAATGTTATCACAGCTCTTGATACAGCTAAGGCACTGGTATCCAGTCTTGAGAATGCGTATAACGAAGAAGGTCTTGAGCTTGTAGATATCGCTAAGATCTGA
- a CDS encoding Nif11 family protein, whose amino-acid sequence MNCSEMLDRLFEKAKADEDLRKKLIDTKKSDNSLADFCAIATENGLELSVMDMINQGEEFYAEIKRSTNGGGENSPELDEWNDEYNIFMMRLEAL is encoded by the coding sequence ATGAACTGTAGCGAGATGCTGGACAGACTATTTGAAAAGGCAAAAGCAGATGAAGATCTTAGAAAAAAGCTGATTGATACTAAAAAATCAGATAATTCGCTGGCTGATTTTTGCGCTATTGCGACAGAAAATGGTCTTGAATTATCTGTCATGGATATGATCAATCAGGGCGAAGAATTCTATGCGGAGATCAAGAGAAGTACTAATGGCGGCGGCGAGAACTCTCCGGAACTTGATGAGTGGAATGATGAGTATAATATTTTTATGATGAGGCTCGAAGCACTTTGA
- a CDS encoding GNAT family N-acetyltransferase, whose translation MDIVYKKLTENELDQIIEMRINQLTEEYTSEGKTVPENVDLKKSLMDFYTKNMAAGTYVSWLAFDGDKIVGTSGMSFAEKPPYFTCPTGRLGILSSMYTDPDYRRMGIATQLLDRVVKEAKDYGCGTIYITASNMGVKLYESYGFKQNGNFMQYNF comes from the coding sequence ATGGATATTGTATATAAAAAGCTAACTGAAAATGAACTTGACCAGATCATTGAAATGAGAATTAATCAGCTGACAGAAGAGTATACTTCGGAAGGTAAGACTGTTCCTGAAAATGTGGATCTTAAGAAATCGCTGATGGATTTTTATACCAAGAATATGGCTGCTGGTACATATGTATCCTGGCTTGCTTTTGACGGCGATAAGATAGTTGGCACAAGCGGAATGTCTTTTGCAGAAAAGCCTCCGTACTTCACTTGTCCTACAGGGAGACTTGGAATCTTATCAAGTATGTATACGGATCCTGATTATAGAAGGATGGGCATAGCAACGCAGCTTCTGGACAGAGTTGTCAAGGAAGCTAAGGACTATGGATGCGGAACAATCTATATTACAGCTTCTAATATGGGTGTTAAATTATACGAATCATATGGATTTAAGCAAAATGGTAATTTCATGCAATATAATTTCTGA
- a CDS encoding ATP-binding protein — MKDIFRGRTTELRILDKKFKQSGFVMTVLYGRRRIGKTKLINKFMHDHDCKSISFTAVERGEAELLSLMTESVLNALSPELVGTISFNSFENLFDYIGKQAEKERIVFFIDEYPYLAKQCPYIQSVLQKQIDTKWKKGNLFFIICGSLVSFMKDEVLAESAPLHGRSDLELKLRPFNYIETAEFLDGYTNEEKAICYGLTNGVAKYIEQFDVNESLEENIIDQFYSVGGYFSEEQIKTVVSNDKKNPALYNSIISAVATGHTKNSEIASYVGVDEVTYPLKVLVNAELLERRVVKKPYYILNDSMLEFWFRYVNRATSLINADNGEAYFHSAVKDHLHDFMGKVFEKMAKEYLLSHAGVDDFPILTDITDYQDIVLDENRKQKQIEIDLLGKNGKQIILVGECKFKNSQFDKAEYEKLLDKIKYIPSNNPVICVFSLGGFSDYVKENASAFKLITLDDMYK, encoded by the coding sequence ATGAAGGATATATTTAGAGGTAGAACAACAGAATTAAGAATTCTTGATAAGAAATTTAAACAGAGTGGTTTTGTAATGACAGTTCTATATGGGCGCCGTCGAATTGGCAAGACGAAACTTATTAATAAATTTATGCATGATCATGATTGCAAGAGTATATCTTTCACAGCAGTTGAAAGAGGTGAGGCAGAGTTATTATCTTTGATGACAGAATCTGTTTTAAACGCCTTGTCACCGGAATTAGTAGGAACTATAAGCTTTAATAGTTTTGAAAATTTATTTGATTACATAGGAAAGCAAGCGGAAAAGGAAAGAATCGTATTTTTTATAGATGAATATCCTTATCTGGCAAAACAGTGCCCTTATATTCAATCTGTTCTTCAGAAGCAGATTGATACAAAGTGGAAAAAAGGCAATCTGTTTTTTATAATATGCGGCTCATTAGTCAGTTTTATGAAGGATGAAGTATTAGCAGAATCAGCTCCTTTACATGGACGAAGCGACTTGGAATTAAAGTTACGTCCTTTTAATTATATTGAAACGGCAGAATTTCTGGATGGATATACTAATGAAGAAAAGGCTATTTGCTATGGGCTAACAAATGGTGTTGCAAAGTATATCGAGCAGTTTGATGTAAATGAATCTTTGGAAGAAAATATAATAGACCAGTTTTATTCTGTTGGTGGATATTTTTCGGAAGAGCAAATTAAAACTGTAGTTAGCAATGATAAAAAAAATCCGGCATTATATAATTCCATTATTTCTGCAGTAGCAACTGGACACACAAAAAATAGTGAAATTGCATCGTATGTTGGCGTCGATGAAGTGACTTATCCATTAAAAGTGCTAGTTAATGCGGAATTGCTGGAAAGACGAGTTGTAAAAAAACCTTATTACATTCTTAATGATAGTATGCTTGAATTCTGGTTCCGATATGTAAATAGAGCAACAAGTCTTATAAATGCAGATAATGGTGAAGCATATTTCCATTCAGCGGTAAAAGATCATTTACATGATTTTATGGGGAAAGTATTTGAAAAAATGGCTAAGGAATATCTTTTATCGCATGCAGGTGTAGATGATTTTCCTATTCTTACAGATATTACAGATTACCAGGATATAGTATTAGATGAAAACAGGAAACAAAAGCAAATTGAAATAGATTTACTAGGAAAAAATGGAAAACAAATTATTCTAGTTGGAGAATGCAAATTTAAAAATTCTCAGTTTGACAAAGCTGAATATGAAAAGCTATTGGATAAAATAAAATATATTCCTTCAAACAATCCTGTAATATGCGTGTTTTCTCTTGGTGGATTTTCAGATTATGTGAAAGAGAATGCAAGTGCTTTCAAATTGATCACATTGGACGATATGTATAAATAA